In one window of Brassica rapa cultivar Chiifu-401-42 chromosome A07, CAAS_Brap_v3.01, whole genome shotgun sequence DNA:
- the LOC103831460 gene encoding ankyrin repeat domain-containing protein 2B isoform X3 — protein sequence MRLLCSNIRWFCFFFSADSSKITSPALKFDALDFPAMKAMEDFETCAREHGEKMREDPAYILELSRCNPGAKFDQEQLSNMGQMFQRLQDHARQDPRASFENLGKPGALEEFAERVAQIRKDPEVEPILAELDACPAALLKFVDDKQVLKKLGKSMLRSQGLNYDDDDEELVSEGRKALKIAFGYAKMKCFKVLLDAERKKANKVERKKKTTSHHASRKGKTKRSNILSNKGDDVALKNSESQIPTTELDDSSSMC from the exons ATGCGATTATTGTGTAGTAATATTCGgtggttttgtttcttcttctcggCAGATTCGAGTAAAATTACCTCGCCTGCCCTTAAATTCGATGCTTTGGATTTCCCAGCCATGAAGGCTATGGAAGATTTCGAG ACTTGTGCGAGAGAACATGGTGAGAAAATGCGTGAGGATCCTGCATATATCCTGGAGCTTAGCAGATGTAATCCAGGCGCTAAGTTTGATCAAGAACAGTTGAGCAACATGGGGCAAATGTTTCAGCGCCTTCAGGATCACGCGCGGCAG GATCCTCGTGCGTCTTTCGAGAATCTCGGGAAACCTGGAGCACTGGAGGAATTTGCTGAGCGTGTTGCCCAAATTAGAAAAGATCCTGAAGTTGAACCCATTCTAGCTGAGTTAGACGCTTGTCCTGCTGCTCTCTTgaagtttgtggatgacaaacAAGTGTTGAAAAAGCTTGGAAAATCAATGCTTAGGTCTCAG GGTCTGaactatgatgatgatgatgaagaactTGTCTCTGAGGGAAGAAAAGCCCTCAAGATTGCTTTTGGGTATGCCAAG ATGAAATGCTTCAAAGTTCTTCTGGATGCTGAAAGGAAAAAGGCCAATAAGGTTGAGAGGAAAAAGAAGACAACATCTCATCATGCTTCTAGAAAAGGAAAGACAAAGCGTTCAAACATTCTTTCAAACAAGGGTGATGATGT ggCACTAAAAAACTCAGAAAGTCAAATTCCGACCACTGAGCTGGATGATTCCAGCTCCATGTGTTGA
- the LOC103830881 gene encoding phenolic glucoside malonyltransferase 2 yields MTIVVVEVARVIPAAGSVLNSPNSLKIPLTFFDLPWLRFNPVKRVSFYSLAESTRENFHSFILPKLKLSLSLVLASYLPLSGRITWDPNDPAPSIVVSPNDAVSLTVAESESDFSLLSSYGQRPVTDLHTLVPELTFSDDSASVYSLQITLFPDHGFSIGFAAHHAVFDGKTATMFVKAWAHLCKQHLEGNKVNSLLPENLTPSLDRSWLTGLTGLNERMVEVVTTMKGRSLCPIPAKELEDDVVLSTLVLSRDDVERLRERVKSQYQKLHLSTFVIAYAYVWTCLVKARGGDMERYVTFLFMGDFRERLDPPLPATYLGNCVFPAGSYKRKAAEFAEERGFLTAVEILSELVKGLSSRKIEMILEEFRAIFSCKGESSQFGTVAGSTRLGVYESDFGWGRPVKSDVISIEGERISMGERRDGSGGLEIGVCLKKSEMDKVIALFNNGLQN; encoded by the coding sequence ATGACAATAGTCGTTGTTGAGGTCGCCCGAGTCATCCCCGCCGCTGGCTCGGTCCTAAACTCGCCCAACTCGCTCAAAATCCCGTTGACTTTCTTCGATCTACCATGGCTACGATTCAACCCAGTCAAACGAGTCTCCTTCTACAGTCTCGCCGAGTCAACTCGTGAGAATTTCCACTCCTTCATCCTCCCCAAGCTCAAACTCTCCCTTTCCCTCGTCCTCGCCAGCTACCTCCCTCTCTCCGGCCGCATCACCTGGGATCCAAACGACCCCGCACCGAGCATCGTCGTCTCTCCAAACGACGCCGTGTCGTTGACCGTCGCCGAGAGCGAATCTGATTTTTCCCTTCTTTCCAGCTATGGTCAACGTCCAGTCACCGATTTACACACCTTGGTGCCCGAGTTAACCTTTTCCGATGACTCAGCATCGGTTTACTCTCTGCAGATCACGTTGTTCCCTGACCACGGATTCTCCATCGGCTTCGCAGCACACCATGCAGTTTTCGACGGAAAAACGGCAACCATGTTCGTTAAAGCTTGGGCCCACTTGTGTAAACAACACTTGGAAGGGAACAAAGTCAACTCTCTTCTTCCGGAGAATCTAACTCCATCTCTTGACCGGTCGTGGCTCACCGGTCTAACCGGACTCAACGAGAGGATGGTCGAGGTTGTTACAACTATGAAAGGGAGAAGCCTGTGTCCGATTCCCGCCAAGGAACTCGAAGACGACGTCGTTCTATCCACGCTCGTGCTGTCTCGTGATGACGTGGAGAGACTCCGGGAGAGAGTCAAAAGTCAATATCAGAAGCTCCACTTGTCTACTTTTGTCATCGCGTACGCCTACGTGTGGACATGCCTTGTGAAGGCGCGTGGAGGAGACATGGAGAGATACGTGACGTTCTTGTTTATGGGAGACTTCAGAGAGCGGTTGGACCCGCCGCTTCCGGCGACCTACTTGGGGAACTGCGTGTTTCCGGCGGGTAGCTACAAACGCAAGGCGGCGGAATTTGCGGAGGAGAGAGGGTTTTTGACGGCGGTGGAGATCCTCAGTGAACTGGTGAAAGGCTTGAGTTCGCGGAAGATAGAAATGATTCTGGAGGAGTTTAGGGCTATATTCAGTTGCAAGGGCGAGAGCTCACAGTTCGGGACGGTAGCTGGATCGACCCggttgggagtatacgagtcgGATTTCGGGTGGGGAAGACCGGTTAAGAGTGATGTTATCTCTATCGAAGGAGAGAGAATCTCAATGGGAGAGAGACGTGACGGATCAGGTGGCCTCGAGATTGGAGTGTGTCTGAAGAAGTCTGAAATGGACAAGGTCATTGCTTTGTTCAACAATGGTTTACAAAACTAA
- the LOC103831460 gene encoding ankyrin repeat domain-containing protein 2B isoform X2 — protein MASGSEKTLPCPDSSKITSPALKFDALDFPAMKAMEDFETCAREHGEKMREDPAYILELSRCNPGAKFDQEQLSNMGQMFQRLQDHARQDPRASFENLGKPGALEEFAERVAQIRKDPEVEPILAELDACPAALLKFVDDKQVLKKLGKSMLRSQVKDLSVLSFRLALLLKAFNSLPFQQGLNYDDDDEELVSEGRKALKIAFGYAKMKCFKVLLDAERKKANKVERKKKTTSHHASRKGKTKRSNILSNKGDDVALKNSESQIPTTELDDSSSMC, from the exons ATGGCTTCAGGTTCAGAGAAAACTCTTCCTTGTCCAG ATTCGAGTAAAATTACCTCGCCTGCCCTTAAATTCGATGCTTTGGATTTCCCAGCCATGAAGGCTATGGAAGATTTCGAG ACTTGTGCGAGAGAACATGGTGAGAAAATGCGTGAGGATCCTGCATATATCCTGGAGCTTAGCAGATGTAATCCAGGCGCTAAGTTTGATCAAGAACAGTTGAGCAACATGGGGCAAATGTTTCAGCGCCTTCAGGATCACGCGCGGCAG GATCCTCGTGCGTCTTTCGAGAATCTCGGGAAACCTGGAGCACTGGAGGAATTTGCTGAGCGTGTTGCCCAAATTAGAAAAGATCCTGAAGTTGAACCCATTCTAGCTGAGTTAGACGCTTGTCCTGCTGCTCTCTTgaagtttgtggatgacaaacAAGTGTTGAAAAAGCTTGGAAAATCAATGCTTAGGTCTCAGGTAAAAGACCTCTCTGTCTTGTCCTTTCGTTTGGCATTATTGCTCAAAGCTTTTAACTCACTACCCTTCCAACAGGGTCTGaactatgatgatgatgatgaagaactTGTCTCTGAGGGAAGAAAAGCCCTCAAGATTGCTTTTGGGTATGCCAAG ATGAAATGCTTCAAAGTTCTTCTGGATGCTGAAAGGAAAAAGGCCAATAAGGTTGAGAGGAAAAAGAAGACAACATCTCATCATGCTTCTAGAAAAGGAAAGACAAAGCGTTCAAACATTCTTTCAAACAAGGGTGATGATGT ggCACTAAAAAACTCAGAAAGTCAAATTCCGACCACTGAGCTGGATGATTCCAGCTCCATGTGTTGA
- the LOC103830878 gene encoding protein mak16, whose amino-acid sequence MQHDEVIWQVIRHKHCSYMAKIETGIFCRNPYNVTGICNRSSCPLANSRYATIRDHDGVFYLYMKTIERAHMPKNLWERVKLPRNYEKALETIDKHLLYWPKLLQHKIKQRLTKMTQMRIRMRKLALKTREKIMTTPRRDIKRELRREEKAVKAAVLDKAIETELLERLKKGIYGDIYNYPELEWNKVLDEEKKLAEGVEEEEEEEEPEIEYVEGYEELEEEEDMEDFSGFPSKMSNFNDDEHDSADEEEDDDDDGEEQVVIHKKGKRDSRKSDDPGKSKKKKKRVVVEMEQEDGDVMRTLKTAS is encoded by the exons ATGCAGCACGACGAGGTCATATGGCAAGTCATCAGACACAAGCACTGCAGTTACATGGCCAA AATCGAAACAGGAATCTTCTGTAGAAACCCTTACAACGTAACGGGTATTTGTAACCGAAGCTCTTGTCCTCTCGCTAACAGCCGTTACGCCACCATTAGAGACCACGATG gTGTGTTTTATTTGTATATGAAGACAATAGAGAGAGCCCATATGCCAAAGAACTTGTGGGAGAGGGTGAAGTTGCCTAGAAACTACGAGAAGGCTCTTGAAACCATTGACAAGCACTTG ttGTATTGGCCTAAGTTATTACAGCACAAGATCAAACAAAGACTGACCAAAATGACTCAGATGCGTATTCGTATGAGGAAACTTGCTCTCAAGACAAG GGAGAAGATAATGACGACACCAAGGAGGGATATCAAGAGAGAATTAAGAAGAGAGGAGAAGGCTGTTAAAGCAGCAGTCTTGGATAAG GCTATCGAGACCGAGTTGCTAGAGCGTTTGAAGAAGGGTATTTATGGTGACATATACAACTACCCGGAGCTTGAGTGGAACAAGGTTCTTGATGAAGAAAAGAAATTGGCAGAAGGTgttgaggaggaggaagaagaggag GAGCCAGAGATTGAATATGTTGAAGGATATgaagagcttgaagaagaggaagatatGGAAGATTTCTCTGGTTTTCCCTCTAAGATGTCTAACTTCAACGATGATGAACATG attCAGCTGATGAGGAGGAAGACGACGACGATGATGGTGAGGAGCAAGTTGTGATTCataaaaaaggaaagagagatTCAAGAAAGTCTGATGATCCTGgaaaatcaaagaagaagaagaagagagtagtTGTTGAG ATGGAGCAAGAAGATGGAGACGTGATGCGAACCCTGAAAACCGCAAGCTGA
- the LOC103831460 gene encoding ankyrin repeat domain-containing protein 2B isoform X1, with amino-acid sequence MRLLCSNIRWFCFFFSADSSKITSPALKFDALDFPAMKAMEDFETCAREHGEKMREDPAYILELSRCNPGAKFDQEQLSNMGQMFQRLQDHARQDPRASFENLGKPGALEEFAERVAQIRKDPEVEPILAELDACPAALLKFVDDKQVLKKLGKSMLRSQVKDLSVLSFRLALLLKAFNSLPFQQGLNYDDDDEELVSEGRKALKIAFGYAKMKCFKVLLDAERKKANKVERKKKTTSHHASRKGKTKRSNILSNKGDDVALKNSESQIPTTELDDSSSMC; translated from the exons ATGCGATTATTGTGTAGTAATATTCGgtggttttgtttcttcttctcggCAGATTCGAGTAAAATTACCTCGCCTGCCCTTAAATTCGATGCTTTGGATTTCCCAGCCATGAAGGCTATGGAAGATTTCGAG ACTTGTGCGAGAGAACATGGTGAGAAAATGCGTGAGGATCCTGCATATATCCTGGAGCTTAGCAGATGTAATCCAGGCGCTAAGTTTGATCAAGAACAGTTGAGCAACATGGGGCAAATGTTTCAGCGCCTTCAGGATCACGCGCGGCAG GATCCTCGTGCGTCTTTCGAGAATCTCGGGAAACCTGGAGCACTGGAGGAATTTGCTGAGCGTGTTGCCCAAATTAGAAAAGATCCTGAAGTTGAACCCATTCTAGCTGAGTTAGACGCTTGTCCTGCTGCTCTCTTgaagtttgtggatgacaaacAAGTGTTGAAAAAGCTTGGAAAATCAATGCTTAGGTCTCAGGTAAAAGACCTCTCTGTCTTGTCCTTTCGTTTGGCATTATTGCTCAAAGCTTTTAACTCACTACCCTTCCAACAGGGTCTGaactatgatgatgatgatgaagaactTGTCTCTGAGGGAAGAAAAGCCCTCAAGATTGCTTTTGGGTATGCCAAG ATGAAATGCTTCAAAGTTCTTCTGGATGCTGAAAGGAAAAAGGCCAATAAGGTTGAGAGGAAAAAGAAGACAACATCTCATCATGCTTCTAGAAAAGGAAAGACAAAGCGTTCAAACATTCTTTCAAACAAGGGTGATGATGT ggCACTAAAAAACTCAGAAAGTCAAATTCCGACCACTGAGCTGGATGATTCCAGCTCCATGTGTTGA
- the LOC103830882 gene encoding ADP-ribosylation factor 2-B, whose amino-acid sequence MGLGFAKLVSSLFAKKEMRLLMVGLDAAGKTTILYKLKLGEIVTTIPTIGFNVETVEYRNISFTVWDVGGQDKIRPLWKYYFQNTQGLIFVVDSNDRDRIAEARDELHRMLNEDELRDAVLLLFANKQDLPIAMNAAEITDKLGLHTLRQRHWYIQSTCATSGEGLYEGLEWLSNNIRGKA is encoded by the exons ATGGGTTTGGGTTTTGCCAAGCTTGTTAGCAGTCTCTTTGCAAAGAAGGAGATGCGACTACTGATGGTTGGTCTTGATGCTGCTGGTAAGACCACTATTCTTTACAAGCTCAAGCTCGGAGAGATTGTCACCACCATCCCCACTATTG GTTTCAACGTGGAAACTGTGGAGTACAGGAACATCAGTTTCACAGTGTGGGATGTCGGGGGTCAAGACAAG atCCGTCCCTTGTGGAAGTACTACTTCCAGAACACTCAGGGTCTGATCTTTGTTGTGGACAGCAACGACAGAGACAGAATTGCGGAGGCTAGAGATGAACTGCATAGGATGCTCAATGAG gaCGAGCTGCGTGATGCTGTGTTGCTTTTGTTTGCCAACAAGCAAGATCTTCCAATTGCGATGAATGCAGCTGAAATCACAGATAAGCTTGGCCTTCACACCTTACGTCAGCGTCACTG GTACATTCAGAGCACTTGCGCCACTTCAGGTGAAGGACTGTACGAAGGTCTCGAATGGCTGTCCAATAACATCCGTGGCAAG GCGTAA
- the LOC103830880 gene encoding 60S ribosomal protein L27a-3: protein MTTRFKKNRKKRGHVSAGHGRIGKHRKHPGGRGNAGGMHHHRILFDKYHPGYFGKVGMRYFHKLRNKFYCPIVNLDRLWSLVPEDVKAKSTKDKVPLIDVTQHGFFKVLGKGHLPENKPFVVKAKLISKTAEKKIKEAGGAVVLTA from the coding sequence ATGACGACGAGATTCAAGAAGAACAGGAAGAAGCGTGGTCACGTCAGCGCCGGACACGGTCGTATCGGAAAGCACCGCAAGCATCCCGGAGGTCGCGGTAACGCCGGAGGTATGCACCACCACAGGATCCTCTTCGACAAGTACCATCCCGGTTACTTCGGTAAAGTCGGTATGCGGTACTTCCACAAGCTCCGCAACAAGTTCTACTGCCCGATCGTGAACCTCGACAGGCTTTGGTCGCTCGTCCCCGAGGACGTGAAGGCGAAGTCCACGAAGGATAAGGTGCCGTTGATCGACGTGACGCAGCACGGGTTCTTCAAGGTGTTGGGGAAAGGTCATTTGCCTGAGAACAAGCCTTTTGTTGTGAAGGCGAAGCTTATCTCGAAGACGGCGGAGAAGAAGATTAAGGAAGCTGGTGGTGCTGTTGTGCTCACTGCTTAG
- the LOC103831460 gene encoding ankyrin repeat domain-containing protein 2B isoform X4 translates to MASGSEKTLPCPDSSKITSPALKFDALDFPAMKAMEDFETCAREHGEKMREDPAYILELSRCNPGAKFDQEQLSNMGQMFQRLQDHARQDPRASFENLGKPGALEEFAERVAQIRKDPEVEPILAELDACPAALLKFVDDKQVLKKLGKSMLRSQGLNYDDDDEELVSEGRKALKIAFGYAKMKCFKVLLDAERKKANKVERKKKTTSHHASRKGKTKRSNILSNKGDDVALKNSESQIPTTELDDSSSMC, encoded by the exons ATGGCTTCAGGTTCAGAGAAAACTCTTCCTTGTCCAG ATTCGAGTAAAATTACCTCGCCTGCCCTTAAATTCGATGCTTTGGATTTCCCAGCCATGAAGGCTATGGAAGATTTCGAG ACTTGTGCGAGAGAACATGGTGAGAAAATGCGTGAGGATCCTGCATATATCCTGGAGCTTAGCAGATGTAATCCAGGCGCTAAGTTTGATCAAGAACAGTTGAGCAACATGGGGCAAATGTTTCAGCGCCTTCAGGATCACGCGCGGCAG GATCCTCGTGCGTCTTTCGAGAATCTCGGGAAACCTGGAGCACTGGAGGAATTTGCTGAGCGTGTTGCCCAAATTAGAAAAGATCCTGAAGTTGAACCCATTCTAGCTGAGTTAGACGCTTGTCCTGCTGCTCTCTTgaagtttgtggatgacaaacAAGTGTTGAAAAAGCTTGGAAAATCAATGCTTAGGTCTCAG GGTCTGaactatgatgatgatgatgaagaactTGTCTCTGAGGGAAGAAAAGCCCTCAAGATTGCTTTTGGGTATGCCAAG ATGAAATGCTTCAAAGTTCTTCTGGATGCTGAAAGGAAAAAGGCCAATAAGGTTGAGAGGAAAAAGAAGACAACATCTCATCATGCTTCTAGAAAAGGAAAGACAAAGCGTTCAAACATTCTTTCAAACAAGGGTGATGATGT ggCACTAAAAAACTCAGAAAGTCAAATTCCGACCACTGAGCTGGATGATTCCAGCTCCATGTGTTGA
- the LOC103830879 gene encoding ABC transporter B family member 26, chloroplastic isoform X2, which produces MILVKRMRETLYSTLLLQDISFFDSQTVGDLTSRLGSDCQQVSRVIGNDLNMIFRNVLQGTGALVYLLILSWPLGVCTLVICCTLAAVMFVYGMYQKKTAKLIQEITASANEVAQETYSLMRTVRVYGTEKQELKRYNHWLQKMADVSLRQSAAYGIWNWSFNTLYHATQIIAVLVGGVSILAGQITAEKLTKFLLYSEWLIYATWWVGDNLSNLMQSVGASEKVFQMMDLRPSDQFISKGTRLQRLTGHIEFVNVSFSYPSREEVAVLQNLSISVRPGEVVAIVGLSGSGKSTVVSLLLQLYEPKSGQILLDGVPLQDLDVKWLRQRIGYVGQEPKLFRTDIGSNIKYGCDRNVTQEDIVWAAKQAYAHDFITALPNGYNTIVDDDLLSGGQKQRIAIARAILRDPKILILDEATSALDAESEHNVKGVLRSIGSDTATKRSVIVIAHRLSTIKAADRIVAMDSGRVVEMGNHEELMSKDGLYARLTKRQADAVV; this is translated from the exons ATGATACTT GTGAAACGAATGAGGGAAACGCTATACTCCACTCTTCTCCTCCAG GATATATCCTTTTTCGACTCTCAAACTGTTGGTGACTTAACAAGCAGACTAGGGTCGGACTGTCAGCAAGTCTCGAGGGTCATTGGAAATGATCTGAACATGATATTTCGCAATGTTCTTCAG GGTACAGGGGCTTTAGTTTATTTGTTGATCCTGTCCTGGCCCCTTGGTGTCTGCACATTGGTGATTTGTTGTACTTTGGCAGCGGTTATGTTTGTTTACGGGAT GTACCAAAAGAAGACAGCGAAGCTAATTCAGGAGATCACAGCTTCTGCAAATGAA GTCGCTCAAGAGACATACTCTTTGATGAGAACTGTTCGTGTATATGGGACTGAGAAGCAAGAGCTTAAAAG GTATAATCACTGGCTTCAGAAAATGGCCGATGTAAGTTTGAGACAGAGTGCTGCATATGGTATTTGGAATTGGAGCTTCAACACTTTATACCACGCCACTCAG atTATTGCTGTATTGGTTGGAGGAGTGTCTATCTTAGCCGGTCAAATAACAGCAGAAAAGCTGACAAAGTTTCTGTTATATAGTGAATGGTTAATCTATGCAACATGGTGGGTAGGAGATAATTTATCGAATTTGATGCAATCAGTTGGAGCGAGTGAAAAGGTCTTCCAAATGATGGATCTCAGGCCAAGTGATCAATTCATATCCAAAG GAACGAGACTGCAGAGACTGACAGGACATATCGAGTTTGTAAATGTGTCGTTCTCCTACCCTTCAAGAGAAGAG GTGGCAGTGCTTCAAAACTTGAGCATTTCTGTGCGTCCTGGGGAAGTGGTAGCAATC GTTGGTCTAAGTGGCAGTGGCAAAAGCACAGTGGTTAGTCTTTTGCTGCAACTGTACGAACCAAAAAGCGGCCAG ATTCTACTGGATGGGGTTCCTTTGCAAGATTTGGATGTCAAGTGGCTAAGGCAAAGAATCGGATACGTGGGGCAGGAACCAAAACTCTTCCGCACAGACATCGGTTCCAACATCAAGTACGGATGTGATCGGAATGTAACGCAAGAAGATATAGTATGGGCTGCAAAACAAGCCTATGCACATGACTTCATCACAGCGCTTCCCAATGGGTACAACACAATTGTTGATGATGATTTACTCAGTGGAGGGCAGAAACAGCGGATTGCCATTGCTCGTGCCATCCTTAGAGATCCTAAAATACTCATCCTAGATGAAGCCACAAGTGCACTTGATGCAGAGAGCGAACACAACGTTAAG GGAGTACTTCGTTCTATCGGAAGCGACACAGCAACAAAGAGAAGTGTCATAGTGATAGCACACAG ACTTTCTACAATTAAAGCTGCGGATAGAATAGTGGCTATGGACAGTGGACGAGTCGTTGAG ATGGGCAATCACGAAGAGCTTATGAGCAAAGATGGGTTATACGCGAGATTGACTAAGAGACAAGCCGATGCTGTTGTATGa
- the LOC103830879 gene encoding ABC transporter B family member 26, chloroplastic isoform X1 — protein sequence MALQVLGCTSRRPIHISLHRRCSIIATSDIKRKNLRFKPKQSFSLQFSIRKHRLSPVNCSTVNGAAVGSSEYYQGEGDSVSFPERIRHFVGFLRSILPGGSWWRFSEEVDSRFVAEPVTVWRALTRIWELVAEDRWVIFAAFSTLIVAALSEISIPHFLTASIFSAQSGDITVFHRNVKLLIVLCVTSGICSGIRGCFFGIANMILVKRMRETLYSTLLLQDISFFDSQTVGDLTSRLGSDCQQVSRVIGNDLNMIFRNVLQGTGALVYLLILSWPLGVCTLVICCTLAAVMFVYGMYQKKTAKLIQEITASANEVAQETYSLMRTVRVYGTEKQELKRYNHWLQKMADVSLRQSAAYGIWNWSFNTLYHATQIIAVLVGGVSILAGQITAEKLTKFLLYSEWLIYATWWVGDNLSNLMQSVGASEKVFQMMDLRPSDQFISKGTRLQRLTGHIEFVNVSFSYPSREEVAVLQNLSISVRPGEVVAIVGLSGSGKSTVVSLLLQLYEPKSGQILLDGVPLQDLDVKWLRQRIGYVGQEPKLFRTDIGSNIKYGCDRNVTQEDIVWAAKQAYAHDFITALPNGYNTIVDDDLLSGGQKQRIAIARAILRDPKILILDEATSALDAESEHNVKGVLRSIGSDTATKRSVIVIAHRLSTIKAADRIVAMDSGRVVEMGNHEELMSKDGLYARLTKRQADAVV from the exons ATGGCTCTTCAGGTACTCGGCTGCACGAGTCGCCGCCCCATCCACATCTCCCTCCACCGACGGTGCTCCATTATCGCCACCAGTGACATCAAAAGGAAGAATCTCCGATTCAAACCGAAACAATCATTTTCTCTTCAATTCTCCATTAGAAAACACCGGTTATCTCCGGTTAACTGCTCGACGGTGAATGGAGCAGCAGTGGGAAGCTCGGAGTATTACCAAGGAGAAGGAGACTCCGTTTCGTTTCCGGAGAGAATCCGGCACTTTGTTGGCTTCCTCCGGTCGATATTGCCAGGCGGAAGCTGGTGGAGATTCTCGGAAGAAGTCGATAGTAGGTTCGTAGCGGAGCCGGTGACTGTGTGGCGTGCGCTAACTCGGATCTGGGAGCTTGTGGCTGAGGATCGGTGGGTTATCTTCGCTGCGTTTTCCACTCTCATCGTTGCTGCG CTTTCAGAGATATCTATTCCACATTTCTTGACGGCTTCGATATTCTCGGCTCAAAGTGGTGATATCACTGTGTTTCATCGGAATGTCAAGCTCTTGATTGTGCTTTGTGTTACTTCAGGCATTTGCAG TGGCATACGAGGATGCTTCTTTGGGATTGCTAACATGATACTT GTGAAACGAATGAGGGAAACGCTATACTCCACTCTTCTCCTCCAG GATATATCCTTTTTCGACTCTCAAACTGTTGGTGACTTAACAAGCAGACTAGGGTCGGACTGTCAGCAAGTCTCGAGGGTCATTGGAAATGATCTGAACATGATATTTCGCAATGTTCTTCAG GGTACAGGGGCTTTAGTTTATTTGTTGATCCTGTCCTGGCCCCTTGGTGTCTGCACATTGGTGATTTGTTGTACTTTGGCAGCGGTTATGTTTGTTTACGGGAT GTACCAAAAGAAGACAGCGAAGCTAATTCAGGAGATCACAGCTTCTGCAAATGAA GTCGCTCAAGAGACATACTCTTTGATGAGAACTGTTCGTGTATATGGGACTGAGAAGCAAGAGCTTAAAAG GTATAATCACTGGCTTCAGAAAATGGCCGATGTAAGTTTGAGACAGAGTGCTGCATATGGTATTTGGAATTGGAGCTTCAACACTTTATACCACGCCACTCAG atTATTGCTGTATTGGTTGGAGGAGTGTCTATCTTAGCCGGTCAAATAACAGCAGAAAAGCTGACAAAGTTTCTGTTATATAGTGAATGGTTAATCTATGCAACATGGTGGGTAGGAGATAATTTATCGAATTTGATGCAATCAGTTGGAGCGAGTGAAAAGGTCTTCCAAATGATGGATCTCAGGCCAAGTGATCAATTCATATCCAAAG GAACGAGACTGCAGAGACTGACAGGACATATCGAGTTTGTAAATGTGTCGTTCTCCTACCCTTCAAGAGAAGAG GTGGCAGTGCTTCAAAACTTGAGCATTTCTGTGCGTCCTGGGGAAGTGGTAGCAATC GTTGGTCTAAGTGGCAGTGGCAAAAGCACAGTGGTTAGTCTTTTGCTGCAACTGTACGAACCAAAAAGCGGCCAG ATTCTACTGGATGGGGTTCCTTTGCAAGATTTGGATGTCAAGTGGCTAAGGCAAAGAATCGGATACGTGGGGCAGGAACCAAAACTCTTCCGCACAGACATCGGTTCCAACATCAAGTACGGATGTGATCGGAATGTAACGCAAGAAGATATAGTATGGGCTGCAAAACAAGCCTATGCACATGACTTCATCACAGCGCTTCCCAATGGGTACAACACAATTGTTGATGATGATTTACTCAGTGGAGGGCAGAAACAGCGGATTGCCATTGCTCGTGCCATCCTTAGAGATCCTAAAATACTCATCCTAGATGAAGCCACAAGTGCACTTGATGCAGAGAGCGAACACAACGTTAAG GGAGTACTTCGTTCTATCGGAAGCGACACAGCAACAAAGAGAAGTGTCATAGTGATAGCACACAG ACTTTCTACAATTAAAGCTGCGGATAGAATAGTGGCTATGGACAGTGGACGAGTCGTTGAG ATGGGCAATCACGAAGAGCTTATGAGCAAAGATGGGTTATACGCGAGATTGACTAAGAGACAAGCCGATGCTGTTGTATGa